Proteins from a genomic interval of Clostridium scatologenes:
- the rsmB gene encoding 16S rRNA (cytosine(967)-C(5))-methyltransferase RsmB produces MDSARKTAVKILKEVFYGNSYSNIVMGKELNRSDMNDKDKALVTEIVYGTLKYKYTIDTILNYYIKSGLKKLDVDILNILRISIYQIKYLDKIPEFAVVNEAVELAKRKAVKTARLVNGVLRSYLRSNNIDYYNKNSDIEKMCFDYSFPKWMVSLFNRQYGKEETKKILHGLNEVPAITVRVNNLKTNYEEAWEQLKKNEYDIEEGKVCPEAIIINRGRNIENNPLFKNGLITVQDESAMMVAPSMELKENMTVLDLCSAPGGKTCHIAELINNQGKILAFDIHENKLPLIRENAKRLGITNIKCSTLDASKYMDIYEEKGDRVLIDVPCSGLGIIRKKPEIKWNKDKESLESLVKIQKTIMLNAAKYVKKNGKLIYATCTLNKEENEENIKWFIKKRPDFQIEPIYYGKLDNIIYHNEGYITILPNKYMDGFFIAKMIRRG; encoded by the coding sequence ATGGATAGTGCTAGAAAAACAGCAGTTAAAATACTTAAAGAAGTATTTTATGGAAATTCATACTCTAATATAGTTATGGGAAAAGAATTAAATAGATCTGATATGAATGATAAAGATAAAGCTTTAGTAACAGAAATAGTATACGGAACCTTAAAATATAAATATACAATAGATACTATATTGAATTATTATATAAAAAGTGGACTTAAAAAATTAGATGTAGATATCCTAAATATACTTAGGATATCTATTTATCAGATAAAGTATTTAGATAAAATACCAGAGTTTGCTGTAGTCAATGAGGCAGTTGAATTGGCTAAGAGAAAAGCTGTGAAGACTGCAAGACTTGTAAATGGAGTGTTAAGAAGTTATCTTAGAAGCAATAATATAGATTATTATAATAAAAATAGTGATATAGAAAAAATGTGTTTTGATTATTCTTTTCCTAAATGGATGGTTAGTTTATTTAATAGACAGTATGGAAAAGAAGAAACTAAAAAAATACTACATGGATTGAATGAAGTTCCTGCAATTACAGTGAGAGTAAATAATTTAAAAACTAATTATGAAGAGGCTTGGGAACAACTTAAGAAAAATGAATATGACATAGAAGAAGGAAAAGTATGTCCAGAAGCAATTATAATAAATAGAGGTAGAAATATAGAGAATAATCCTCTTTTTAAAAATGGACTAATCACTGTTCAGGATGAAAGTGCAATGATGGTGGCTCCTTCTATGGAGTTAAAAGAAAATATGACTGTTTTAGATTTATGTAGTGCTCCGGGTGGTAAAACTTGCCATATAGCAGAACTTATAAATAATCAAGGAAAAATACTTGCTTTTGATATTCATGAAAATAAACTGCCTTTAATAAGGGAAAATGCTAAGAGACTTGGCATAACAAATATAAAATGTAGTACTTTAGATGCTTCTAAATATATGGATATATATGAAGAAAAAGGTGATAGGGTATTGATTGATGTGCCTTGTTCAGGACTTGGAATTATAAGAAAGAAACCAGAAATTAAGTGGAATAAGGATAAAGAGTCCTTAGAAAGTCTTGTAAAAATTCAAAAGACAATTATGCTCAATGCAGCTAAATATGTTAAAAAGAATGGAAAACTTATTTATGCTACTTGTACTTTAAATAAGGAAGAAAATGAAGAAAACATAAAGTGGTTTATAAAGAAGAGACCAGATTTTCAGATAGAACCAATATATTACGGGAAATTAGATAATATAATTTATCATAATGAAGGATATATAACAATATTGCCAAATAAATATATGGATGGATTCTTCATTGCAAAAATGATAAGACGTGGGTAG
- a CDS encoding zinc metallopeptidase has protein sequence MFYFDSSFIILIPALIIAAVAQYKVSSTFDKYSKFGNRNGYTGSQVARMLLDNNGLYDIPVEVIPGKLTDHYDPTNRVMRLSEEVFYGNSVASIGVAAHETGHAFQHKERYAPLVIRNSIVPVVNFSSNISWLLFLAGFVLGIKPLINFGILLFSAVVIFQLITLPVEFDASSRALRILERRGILYSEELRGAKSVLSAAAMTYVAAAITAISNLIRLILISRRED, from the coding sequence ATGTTTTATTTTGATAGTAGTTTCATTATATTAATTCCAGCATTAATAATAGCAGCTGTGGCTCAATATAAGGTTTCTTCTACTTTTGACAAGTATTCAAAGTTTGGAAATCGTAATGGATATACAGGATCACAAGTTGCAAGAATGCTACTTGACAATAATGGATTATACGATATACCAGTAGAAGTCATTCCAGGAAAACTTACAGATCATTATGATCCAACTAATAGAGTAATGAGACTTTCAGAAGAAGTTTTTTATGGAAATTCTGTAGCTTCTATTGGAGTGGCGGCTCATGAAACAGGCCATGCTTTTCAACATAAAGAACGTTATGCACCTTTAGTAATTAGAAATTCTATAGTTCCTGTAGTGAATTTTAGTTCAAATATTTCATGGTTATTATTTCTTGCAGGGTTTGTACTTGGTATAAAACCTCTAATTAATTTTGGAATATTATTATTTTCAGCAGTAGTTATATTTCAACTTATAACATTGCCTGTAGAATTTGACGCTTCCAGTAGAGCATTAAGAATATTGGAAAGAAGAGGTATACTATATAGTGAGGAACTAAGAGGAGCTAAATCTGTGTTAAGTGCAGCAGCTATGACATATGTAGCAGCAGCTATAACAGCTATATCAAATTTGATAAGATTAATACTTATTAGTAGAAGAGAAGATTAA
- the fmt gene encoding methionyl-tRNA formyltransferase has translation MNIVFMGTPDFAVPSLKKLIEKFNVIAVFTQPDKPKGRGKKLGMSAVKEVALEHDIRVYQPEKLRKDIEVLENLKNMNPDFIVVVAYGQILTKEVLDIPKHGCINLHASLLPKYRGAAPINWAIINGEKESGNTTMFMDVGLDTGDMLLKSHVDITEDMTAGELHDILMEDGAELLVRTLEGIEGKTINREKQGDSTTAYASMLNKDMAKIDWNSSNREIKNLIRGLNPWPVAYTHYEGKNMKIYEANILNENNNYGPGYVIDVCNEGIKVACKGGSLLVTSIQFPGGKPMKVSEYIRGHKLNKGIILGE, from the coding sequence ATGAATATAGTCTTTATGGGAACGCCAGATTTTGCTGTTCCTTCATTAAAAAAACTTATAGAAAAATTTAATGTAATAGCTGTATTTACTCAACCTGATAAACCTAAAGGAAGAGGAAAAAAATTAGGTATGTCAGCGGTAAAAGAAGTAGCATTAGAACATGATATACGTGTATACCAACCAGAAAAATTAAGAAAAGATATTGAAGTTTTAGAAAACTTAAAGAATATGAATCCTGATTTTATAGTAGTAGTGGCATATGGACAGATACTTACAAAAGAAGTATTAGATATACCTAAACATGGGTGCATAAATTTACATGCTTCACTTCTTCCAAAGTACAGAGGAGCTGCACCTATAAATTGGGCTATAATAAATGGGGAAAAGGAAAGTGGAAACACAACTATGTTTATGGATGTTGGACTAGATACTGGTGATATGCTTCTAAAAAGCCATGTGGATATTACAGAAGATATGACAGCAGGAGAACTTCATGATATTTTAATGGAAGATGGAGCAGAACTTTTAGTTAGAACTTTAGAAGGTATTGAAGGCAAAACTATAAATAGAGAAAAGCAAGGGGATTCAACCACTGCTTATGCATCCATGCTAAATAAGGATATGGCTAAAATAGATTGGAATTCAAGCAATAGAGAAATAAAAAATTTAATTAGAGGATTAAATCCTTGGCCTGTTGCATATACTCATTATGAAGGAAAAAATATGAAGATTTATGAAGCAAATATACTAAATGAAAATAATAATTATGGTCCTGGATATGTAATAGATGTGTGTAATGAAGGGATAAAAGTTGCTTGTAAAGGAGGAAGTTTACTCGTAACGAGTATACAATTTCCTGGTGGCAAGCCAATGAAAGTTAGCGAATATATAAGGGGACATAAATTAAATAAAGGTATTATATTGGGAGAATAA
- the def gene encoding peptide deformylase — protein sequence MALRNIRKYGDDLLRKKSRKVENIDDRIITLLDDMAETMYDADGVGLAAPQVGILKRVVVIDVGEGILKLVNPEIISTEGSYIDEEGCLSVPGEQGKVERPYKVKVKALNEKGEEIIVEGEELLARALCHEIDHLEGILFVDKILETEGEN from the coding sequence ATGGCTTTAAGAAATATTAGAAAATATGGTGATGATTTATTAAGAAAAAAGAGTAGAAAAGTAGAAAATATAGATGATAGAATTATAACATTGTTAGATGATATGGCAGAAACAATGTATGATGCTGATGGAGTAGGGCTTGCAGCTCCACAAGTAGGTATACTTAAGAGAGTTGTAGTAATAGATGTAGGAGAGGGAATATTAAAACTTGTAAATCCTGAAATTATATCTACAGAAGGTAGTTACATAGATGAAGAAGGATGTTTAAGTGTACCTGGCGAGCAAGGAAAAGTGGAAAGACCATACAAAGTAAAAGTAAAAGCTTTAAATGAAAAAGGAGAAGAAATTATAGTAGAAGGTGAGGAATTGCTTGCAAGAGCATTATGTCACGAAATAGATCATTTAGAGGGGATATTGTTTGTTGATAAAATTCTAGAAACTGAAGGAGAAAATTAG
- the priA gene encoding primosomal protein N', translating to MYSYAGIVVSNSSLQVDRIFTYKIPETLVNKIDIGIRVKVPFGMGNKKIDGFVVELYDEYTGNTRIKEISGICDKFTLFTKDDVILIKEMKSKYLSTYLECIKVFIPTGISNGMKNKTEIQVYTGEVDLSEKFKKEPYLSIYSIVKKNPGIYNKNALAKKFSVSLSSINTMIKHGFLDQKENVVNRYNVRQYEKYSEKILNVEQQSAVDAILNSSKSVFMIHGVTGSGKTEIYMHLVSNMMEKNKESIILVPEIALTPQMVERFKGRFGKDISVFHSKLSPGERYDEWLRVKEGKVKVAIGARSAIFLPFSNLGMIVIDEEHEGSYKSDSNPKYNAREIGEMKCRISNCKLILGSATPAVETYYRCKNKDIELITIKNRADNAIMPKIEIVDMRQELLNNNKSMFSKKLYESIEERLNKKEQIILFLNRRGFSTFVSCRKCGYVFKCDNCDISLTYHRDEGKLVCHYCGSSRKSPSICPECGSKYVKYFGVGTEKIEQEIKKYFPDARTLRMDFDTTRGKNSYETIYNTFKKEKADILIGTQMVAKGLDFKNVTLVGIIAADLSLNLPDFRSNERTFQLITQVSGRAGRGEKRGEVIVQTYSPESYSIICAANNNYKSFYEEEIKVRNIMEYPPFVDLFLINMSSKNENILIKSIQNVGIFLKNVLEKNDTIKILGPCPCEISKIKEFYRWQIILKGDMKKEIKEKIRKLVYDLLKNVYNDIRVSIDVNPNSLL from the coding sequence GTGTACAGTTATGCAGGTATTGTAGTTAGTAATAGTTCCTTACAAGTAGATAGAATTTTTACATATAAAATACCAGAAACATTAGTAAATAAAATAGATATTGGCATTAGGGTAAAAGTCCCTTTTGGTATGGGAAATAAAAAAATAGATGGATTTGTAGTAGAACTTTATGATGAATATACAGGTAATACAAGAATTAAAGAAATATCAGGAATATGCGATAAGTTTACCTTGTTTACCAAAGATGATGTAATTCTTATTAAAGAGATGAAAAGTAAATATTTATCAACTTATTTAGAATGCATAAAAGTCTTTATTCCAACAGGTATTTCTAATGGAATGAAAAATAAAACAGAAATACAAGTGTATACAGGAGAAGTGGATTTAAGTGAAAAATTTAAGAAAGAACCATATTTAAGTATATACTCCATAGTAAAAAAAAATCCAGGTATTTATAATAAGAATGCTTTAGCAAAAAAATTTAGTGTATCATTATCTTCCATAAATACAATGATAAAACATGGTTTTCTCGATCAAAAGGAGAATGTGGTAAATAGATATAATGTAAGACAGTATGAAAAATACTCTGAAAAGATTTTAAATGTGGAACAGCAAAGTGCTGTAGATGCTATATTAAATTCGTCCAAAAGTGTGTTTATGATACATGGAGTTACAGGTAGTGGAAAAACCGAAATATACATGCATTTGGTAAGTAATATGATGGAAAAAAACAAAGAATCTATAATACTGGTACCTGAAATTGCACTTACACCTCAAATGGTGGAAAGGTTTAAAGGAAGGTTTGGAAAAGATATAAGTGTTTTTCACAGTAAGTTATCACCAGGGGAAAGATACGATGAATGGCTAAGAGTAAAGGAAGGAAAAGTTAAAGTAGCAATAGGAGCTAGATCTGCAATATTTCTTCCATTTAGCAATTTAGGAATGATAGTAATAGATGAAGAACATGAAGGAAGTTATAAATCTGATAGTAATCCTAAATATAATGCAAGAGAAATTGGAGAAATGAAATGTAGAATAAGTAATTGCAAGTTAATTTTGGGATCAGCGACGCCAGCTGTAGAAACCTACTATAGATGTAAAAATAAAGATATAGAACTTATAACTATAAAGAATAGGGCTGATAATGCTATTATGCCTAAAATTGAAATTGTTGATATGAGACAAGAATTGCTAAACAATAATAAATCTATGTTCAGTAAAAAACTTTATGAATCTATAGAAGAAAGATTAAATAAAAAAGAGCAAATAATACTTTTCTTAAATAGAAGAGGTTTTTCTACATTTGTTTCATGTAGAAAGTGTGGTTATGTATTCAAGTGTGATAACTGTGATATATCTCTAACTTATCATAGGGATGAAGGAAAATTAGTTTGCCATTATTGTGGCAGCAGCAGAAAATCACCTAGCATTTGTCCTGAATGTGGAAGTAAGTATGTTAAGTATTTTGGTGTTGGTACTGAAAAGATAGAGCAGGAAATAAAAAAGTATTTTCCTGATGCTAGAACTTTAAGAATGGATTTTGATACTACTAGAGGTAAAAATTCTTATGAAACGATATACAACACTTTTAAAAAAGAAAAGGCAGACATACTTATAGGAACTCAAATGGTAGCAAAAGGATTAGACTTTAAAAATGTTACGTTAGTAGGTATAATTGCAGCAGATTTATCTTTAAATTTGCCAGACTTCAGATCTAACGAAAGGACATTTCAGCTTATTACACAGGTTTCAGGTAGAGCTGGTAGAGGGGAAAAAAGAGGAGAAGTTATTGTTCAAACCTATAGTCCAGAAAGCTATAGTATAATATGTGCAGCTAACAATAATTATAAAAGTTTCTATGAAGAAGAGATAAAAGTGAGGAACATTATGGAATATCCACCTTTTGTTGATCTATTTCTTATTAATATGAGTAGTAAGAATGAAAATATATTAATAAAAAGTATACAAAATGTTGGTATATTTTTAAAAAATGTATTAGAAAAAAATGATACAATTAAAATATTAGGGCCTTGTCCTTGTGAAATTTCTAAAATTAAAGAATTTTATAGATGGCAAATAATATTAAAGGGCGATATGAAGAAGGAAATTAAGGAAAAAATAAGAAAACTAGTTTATGATTTATTAAAAAATGTTTATAATGATATAAGGGTAAGTATTGATGTAAACCCTAATAGTTTATTATAG
- the coaBC gene encoding bifunctional phosphopantothenoylcysteine decarboxylase/phosphopantothenate--cysteine ligase CoaBC — protein sequence MNNKKTIVIGVTGGIAAYKALDVISKLKKKDFEIHVIMTKAALEFVTPLSFQTLSENIVNFDMFSEPKAWEIQHISLAKKADLMLIVPATANIIGKVANGIADDLLSTTIMATKAPVVFAPAMNTNMYNNPIVQDNMGKLIKFGYKFIYPESGRLACGDEGEGKLANTELISEFVQSMMYDIKDLEGKKVLVTAGPTIASMDPVRYITNRSSGKMGYSIAEEARDRGADVTLISGDTYIKAPAGVNVIHVKTNEEMLNSVIDNFEKQHIVIKAAAVADYKPKDYSKKKIKKSQDEFELKLVKDEDILKKLGTLKKKQILVGFAAESNDLLENAQKKLKAKNLDYIVANDITASDTGFASDNNKVTILCRDGRKIDLEKMSKRQVAKKLFDLISEK from the coding sequence GTGAATAACAAGAAGACTATAGTCATAGGTGTAACAGGTGGTATTGCAGCTTATAAGGCTTTAGACGTAATAAGTAAACTAAAGAAAAAAGATTTTGAAATACATGTAATTATGACTAAGGCAGCTTTAGAATTTGTAACTCCTTTAAGCTTTCAGACATTAAGTGAAAATATAGTTAATTTTGATATGTTTTCTGAACCTAAAGCTTGGGAAATCCAACATATTTCTCTTGCAAAAAAAGCAGACTTAATGTTAATAGTTCCTGCTACAGCAAATATAATAGGGAAAGTTGCTAATGGCATAGCAGATGATTTATTATCAACAACTATTATGGCTACTAAAGCACCAGTAGTTTTTGCACCTGCTATGAACACTAATATGTATAATAATCCTATAGTGCAGGATAACATGGGAAAGCTTATTAAGTTTGGATATAAGTTCATATACCCTGAGTCAGGAAGATTGGCTTGTGGTGATGAAGGTGAAGGTAAGCTGGCTAATACAGAACTTATATCAGAGTTTGTACAAAGCATGATGTATGACATAAAGGATCTTGAAGGTAAAAAAGTTTTAGTAACAGCAGGACCAACTATAGCATCAATGGATCCTGTTAGATACATAACCAATAGGTCTTCAGGGAAAATGGGTTATTCCATAGCAGAAGAAGCTAGAGACAGAGGAGCGGATGTAACTTTAATATCTGGAGATACTTATATTAAAGCTCCTGCTGGTGTAAATGTAATTCATGTTAAAACTAATGAGGAAATGCTTAATAGTGTTATAGATAACTTTGAAAAGCAGCATATAGTAATAAAAGCTGCAGCTGTAGCAGATTATAAGCCAAAGGATTATTCGAAAAAGAAAATAAAAAAATCTCAAGATGAGTTTGAGTTAAAACTTGTTAAAGATGAGGATATACTCAAGAAGTTAGGGACTTTAAAGAAAAAACAAATACTTGTAGGATTTGCTGCAGAAAGTAATGATTTATTAGAAAACGCACAGAAAAAGCTGAAAGCTAAAAATTTAGATTATATTGTTGCAAATGATATAACAGCATCAGATACAGGTTTTGCTTCTGATAACAATAAAGTAACTATTTTGTGTAGAGATGGAAGAAAAATTGATTTAGAAAAGATGTCTAAAAGGCAAGTTGCAAAGAAATTATTTGATTTAATAAGTGAAAAATAA
- the rpoZ gene encoding DNA-directed RNA polymerase subunit omega produces MSNSMINPSVVDLLKKIDNRYTLVTMTAKRARQLIEGAEPMVRITSTKPVTIAINEISQGAITYTTVKEGIK; encoded by the coding sequence ATGAGCAACTCTATGATTAATCCATCAGTAGTAGATTTATTAAAAAAAATAGACAATAGATATACATTAGTTACAATGACAGCTAAAAGGGCTAGACAGTTAATTGAAGGTGCAGAACCTATGGTAAGAATTACTTCTACTAAACCTGTTACAATAGCAATAAATGAAATTAGTCAAGGAGCTATCACTTATACTACAGTCAAAGAAGGTATTAAATAA
- the gmk gene encoding guanylate kinase: MKEKGLLVVISGPSGAGKGTICKALLEKNDFWLSVSATTRSPRVGEVDGVNYYFLSKEKFQNRIKNEGFLEYAEVYGNYYGTPKDSVLSAIDIGKDVVLEIDIQGALKVKETYPEGVFIFILPPSMKELRQRIINRGSETEESLMTRFKAAYKEINYVSKYNYAVVNDTVEEAVKKIEGIVIAERCRVDRVKENILDSKEGIIHEQLYD, translated from the coding sequence ATGAAAGAAAAAGGCCTATTAGTTGTGATATCAGGTCCATCAGGAGCTGGTAAAGGAACTATATGTAAGGCTTTATTAGAAAAAAATGATTTTTGGCTTTCTGTTTCTGCAACTACGAGAAGTCCAAGGGTAGGAGAAGTAGATGGCGTAAATTATTATTTTTTGAGTAAAGAAAAATTTCAAAATAGGATAAAAAATGAAGGGTTTCTTGAATATGCAGAAGTCTATGGAAATTATTATGGAACACCTAAAGATAGTGTTTTATCAGCAATAGATATTGGTAAAGATGTAGTGCTGGAAATAGATATTCAAGGAGCTTTAAAGGTGAAAGAAACTTATCCAGAAGGAGTTTTCATTTTTATACTTCCTCCATCTATGAAAGAATTAAGGCAAAGGATAATAAATAGAGGAAGTGAAACTGAAGAGTCTCTAATGACAAGGTTTAAAGCTGCATATAAAGAAATAAATTATGTTTCAAAATATAACTATGCTGTTGTAAATGACACTGTGGAAGAAGCAGTAAAAAAAATAGAAGGCATAGTTATAGCAGAAAGATGTAGAGTAGACAGAGTTAAAGAAAATATATTAGATTCAAAGGAGGGTATTATTCATGAGCAACTCTATGATTAA
- the remA gene encoding extracellular matrix/biofilm regulator RemA — MGIKLINIGFGNIVSANRLVAIVSPESAPIKRIIQEARDRGMLIDATYGRRTRAVIITDSDHVILSAVQPETVAHRLASKEEDDDTANEVEE, encoded by the coding sequence ATGGGTATAAAATTGATAAATATAGGTTTTGGGAATATAGTTTCAGCAAATAGATTAGTAGCTATAGTTAGTCCTGAGTCTGCGCCTATAAAAAGAATAATACAAGAAGCTAGAGATAGGGGAATGCTTATAGATGCTACTTATGGAAGAAGAACAAGAGCTGTTATAATTACAGATAGTGACCATGTAATACTTTCAGCAGTTCAACCAGAGACTGTGGCACATAGATTAGCCTCAAAAGAAGAAGATGATGATACAGCTAACGAGGTAGAGGAATAA
- a CDS encoding YicC/YloC family endoribonuclease, with product MIKSMTGFGRGSTDQEGGRFTVEIKTVNHRYLDLNIKMPKVFIALEDRMRKLIKEKVNRGKIDVFITQNNYEKQGVNAVLNEPLADSYVQCLNKIRDRYGIQENITVSLIAKFPEVITVKQEEEDLEILWESLRTPLEDAVNMLVSMREKEGTKLQQNIFVKCDYIKSLLDKIEKRSPQIVMEYKQKLTTRLSELMQDYTIDESRIAMEIALFADKACLDEEIVRLNSHLIQVKDTLNLQEPIGRKLDFIVQEMNREANTIASKSNDLEITNHVLNIKNEIEKIREQIQNIE from the coding sequence ATGATAAAAAGTATGACTGGTTTCGGAAGGGGAAGTACAGATCAAGAAGGTGGAAGATTTACAGTAGAAATAAAAACTGTTAATCATAGGTACTTGGATTTAAATATTAAAATGCCTAAGGTCTTTATAGCGCTTGAAGACAGAATGAGAAAACTTATTAAGGAAAAGGTTAATAGAGGCAAAATTGATGTTTTTATCACACAAAACAATTATGAAAAACAAGGTGTAAATGCTGTATTAAATGAACCACTAGCTGATAGCTATGTGCAATGTTTAAACAAAATAAGAGATAGATATGGTATACAAGAAAATATAACTGTATCGCTTATTGCAAAGTTTCCAGAAGTAATAACTGTAAAACAGGAAGAAGAAGATTTAGAAATACTATGGGAATCTCTTAGAACTCCATTAGAAGATGCAGTGAATATGCTAGTTTCTATGAGAGAAAAAGAGGGAACAAAGTTGCAGCAAAATATATTTGTAAAGTGTGACTATATTAAATCTCTATTGGATAAAATAGAAAAAAGATCACCACAGATAGTTATGGAGTATAAACAAAAGCTTACTACTAGATTAAGCGAGCTAATGCAGGATTATACAATTGATGAGAGTAGAATTGCTATGGAAATTGCGTTGTTTGCAGATAAAGCTTGCCTAGATGAAGAAATTGTTAGATTAAATAGTCATTTGATTCAAGTAAAGGATACTTTAAATTTACAGGAACCTATAGGAAGAAAATTGGATTTTATCGTTCAGGAAATGAATAGAGAAGCCAATACGATTGCTTCAAAGTCAAATGATTTAGAGATAACTAACCATGTATTAAATATAAAAAATGAAATTGAGAAAATTAGAGAACAAATTCAAAATATAGAGTAA
- the spoIVA gene encoding stage IV sporulation protein A has protein sequence MENFDIYKDIAERTQGDIYVGVVGPVRTGKSTFIKRFMELMVLPNIENSYKKERAKDELPQSSSGKSIHTTEPKFVPNEAVEISLDESTKFKVRMVDCVGYIVKSALGYMEGEEAKMVTTPWYDYEIPFEEAAEIGTKKVINEHSTIGLLVTTDGSITDINRDDYLEAEERVVNELKSINKPFMIVLNSQHPYDPETMTIKKDLEDKYDVPVQTMDVLNMKQDDITNIFQRILKEFPIKEINIDMPEWIEKLEAKHWLKVDFINVVKDMCKNIYKVRDINKSVDGLNDVEFIGRSDINEINMGEGTSRVSINPKEDLFYKILSEVCNSEIIGESDLLRAVQEMHEAKIEYDKVADALRDVRETGYGLVAPQLSEMKLEEPEIVKQGNRSGVKLKASAPSLHFIRADIETEVSPIIGTERESEQMIKSLLEQFENDPSKIWQSNMFGKSLEILVKEGLQNKLYKMPEDVQIKIQKTLQKIINEGNGGLICIIL, from the coding sequence TTGGAAAATTTTGATATATACAAAGACATAGCAGAAAGAACCCAGGGAGACATATATGTGGGAGTAGTAGGCCCTGTTAGAACTGGAAAATCTACATTTATAAAAAGGTTTATGGAGCTTATGGTATTACCTAATATAGAAAATTCCTATAAAAAAGAAAGAGCTAAGGATGAATTACCTCAAAGTTCGTCAGGAAAATCTATTCATACTACTGAGCCAAAGTTTGTACCAAATGAAGCAGTAGAAATAAGTTTGGATGAAAGCACTAAGTTTAAGGTTAGAATGGTAGATTGTGTTGGATATATTGTAAAAAGTGCATTAGGATATATGGAAGGCGAAGAGGCAAAAATGGTTACTACACCTTGGTATGATTATGAAATACCTTTTGAAGAAGCAGCTGAAATAGGTACTAAAAAAGTTATAAACGAGCATTCTACTATAGGATTATTAGTTACAACGGATGGATCTATTACGGATATAAACAGGGATGATTATTTAGAAGCAGAAGAAAGAGTAGTAAATGAACTTAAATCAATAAATAAACCTTTTATGATAGTTCTTAATTCTCAGCATCCATATGATCCAGAAACTATGACCATTAAAAAGGATCTAGAGGATAAATATGATGTGCCTGTTCAAACAATGGATGTACTTAATATGAAGCAAGATGATATAACTAACATATTTCAAAGGATATTAAAAGAATTTCCAATTAAAGAAATAAATATTGATATGCCTGAATGGATTGAAAAGTTAGAAGCAAAGCACTGGCTTAAGGTAGATTTTATTAATGTTGTAAAAGATATGTGTAAGAACATATATAAGGTTAGGGATATAAACAAGTCTGTAGATGGCTTAAATGATGTTGAATTTATAGGAAGATCAGATATAAATGAAATCAATATGGGAGAAGGTACTTCAAGAGTAAGTATAAATCCTAAGGAAGATTTGTTCTATAAAATCCTCAGTGAAGTTTGTAATAGTGAAATAATAGGTGAAAGTGATCTTTTGAGAGCAGTACAGGAGATGCATGAAGCAAAAATTGAATATGATAAGGTAGCAGATGCTTTAAGAGATGTTAGAGAGACAGGTTATGGATTAGTTGCTCCACAGCTTTCAGAAATGAAATTGGAAGAGCCGGAAATAGTAAAACAAGGTAATAGGTCAGGAGTTAAATTAAAAGCTAGTGCACCTTCATTACATTTTATAAGAGCAGATATTGAGACTGAAGTTTCTCCTATAATTGGTACAGAAAGAGAAAGTGAACAAATGATTAAATCACTATTAGAACAGTTTGAAAATGATCCATCAAAGATATGGCAAAGCAATATGTTTGGTAAATCTCTGGAAATACTGGTAAAGGAAGGACTTCAAAATAAATTATATAAGATGCCTGAAGATGTTCAAATAAAAATACAAAAAACACTTCAGAAAATTATAAATGAAGGTAATGGTGGATTAATTTGCATTATATTATAA